Part of the Musa acuminata AAA Group cultivar baxijiao chromosome BXJ3-10, Cavendish_Baxijiao_AAA, whole genome shotgun sequence genome, ATTCGGTCGTTCAAATCATGACTAAGGACTCTCAGATATGTGATAGGACGGTTGGATCCAAAGACAACATGTTGAACCACATGCTTGCCGCCCCGTTAAACTGAGGACGTGGAAATAATGCTGAACGACATCCAAGACGAGAGGAGATGCTCGGAAGTTTCCACTTTTCTCCCACGCAATGCACAAATGCAATTCAtcagccagccagccagccagccaatCTTGGCCAAACTGGCTttcgcatgcagcagctttttcccATATCTGATCTTGCTCACTCATCGATCGTCAACAAAGGCGTTTCTCCGTAATCCATAAGCTGTACATGCCTTTGCAGCCGCACGTTTGCAAATTCCTATTGAGGTATGTACCTTTCAGATGTCTCAAGTATATGGACCATGATGTCGACTGGAGAAGGAGAGAGGAAATGCAGAATGAAAATGGAAAAAGGAGAGCTAAAAGAAAAAAGTGACACACCAAAAGTTCATCGATCTAATTGGCCAGTCAAACTCGGCCACCATCGCATGTTATCCTCAGTAAACAACTCCCtgtttaaatagaaaaaaatgtaCCCCCCCTCCTCATTCCCCCAGCTTTGAGCTTTTCATTCTACGGTGTGGCACCCAAGAAATATATACTCCCTCCTCCATGATAGCATGCACCTTTGGATATGCTTTATGGGCACCTTTACGTTGCCTTATTTACCTCATTTGACCCCATGTTGCTGCTTCTTGTTTGTCTCTCGAGCCATCGAACTGAAAAATTGAGATGGTCAAGATTGATGGGCCGGTGAAGAATGTGATGGAGTCTTCGTTTTTCCTTGTGCCAACGCATCGACGACGGCTTTGGTCATGGCTTCCTCGAACCTGCCCTCGTCCCAATCACTATCCTGTTGCACCAGAGACATTTCATTGTTAATAGGATTTAGATAAGACCTTTGATCCCCGAGATAAGAACAGGAGGTGTCAGCTGAGAGTTTCCCCCAGCTTGCTCACAACTGGATCCATCATTGGCTTCAACTTCCCTAAGCAGCAGCCAGAGGAGGAGTTGTAGGTCATCATGCTTATTGAGCTGACAAACGAACAAGTACGATTGAAATGACCACAAGATTGTCAAATGTAGGAAGCTTGGTAGGCCCTTAGCTTGCGTTACATCGCTGTTCAGCTTTCGCTACATGGCTAATTTCTTTGTTTGGACAatcttattaattattattattattattattattgttattatactAGTTATATTTGTTGGTCGATAACACAACCAGCCAACTAAACCTTTTACTCATCCGATAAAGGCAGGACGCCTATCATTACGTGATCCACATGAAGATGAATGGTAGTATCTCCCGATACTACCATTTGCATTTAAACCTGCCACATAGTAAGTTTAGTGGAAGCATTAAGTCGCAATGCACAAGCAAAAATATAAAGAAATGTAGGAGCTTTCTTTATTCAATGAAATCTTTACTAATGTGTTGACGGAGTGAAATCGAATACGCGAAAGCCGAAATCATCACACTGCTACGTCAAAACAATTGATAGGATAAATGCATGCATCGGTGTATCGTCCAGATTTATCCTATATCAGAAGTTCTTTCACGTGACATGAAATAAAAGGTTTCCCCAACCAAACAGAATAAATATAAGAGCGTAGAAGTACCAAGACCTTCACACTATCAAAATAAAGACGGATTAGTTAAGGCTCGTACCTTCACTTGTAGCTTAAGATTGGCCCTTGCGAATATATTTCTCGATGGCGATCTCGTGCTTGCATCCATGGATATCAATATTACGTCTCTCATCTCTTTCAGGAGTCGAAGCGCATGGAGAACCAGATCTATCATATCACATTCCTCCCTTACGATGAGGCTGAGGTTGATTTGTTGCGCCTCTGATTTGAACTCGGAGGATCGGCTTATCTGAACTTCGACTCTTTCGCTTCGATCACTAACTTCATCAGCGTCGTCGGCAGACTTCAGTTGACGTTCTAGCATTTGATTCCTCTCCTCAAGCTCAGAGATTCGAGCTTTCAAGGAATTCAAGTAGGTCTTCGTGTTTGCCAGCACCGATACGTTGTCCTTCTGCGACATGGAATTTGGAAAAGAGAGGGAATTATCGAAATCGTTGTGAAGGGAGCAACTAGCTAACACAGTAGTACTTTCTAACTTCCACACAGTTTTTACTACCATCTCTCTAACGCATGGCATGTGCGACAAGGATGAGCCGAAATCTCTAATCTACTGGTGTGATTATGATCATGAATGCTGATTCTGGACTCCCATTGCTGAGTCCATCTAATAATTTGAAACCGGAAGTAAAGAAACATGTTTTATTTTGAGGCCAAAAGCGTAGTCGGGAGAATAATCGAACGTCAAAATTGGTTGATTAAATGAAAGCAGTCTTGTGCCGTTCTAGAATAGATGCGAAGTCCACATGTTAATCGTGCGTTCTCTATAAATCTGGTTCCAGCTTTGTACCTTAGATCCTGGCGGAAGTAGCACTCTGAGAGCATGAAAGTAGTCATTAATCTTCTTCCGACGCCTGCGCTCCGATATGATGTGGTGCAACTGGTTACTTGTTGGCCGATGTTCCTGCGCTCGAGCTTCCATCCTCATCCTGTTAATTTCTGTCAAGATGTTGATGCCCATCTTAATCATTCTTTGGCCAGGTAAGTTCTGATTTGCCTCCGGTTTTGGAGCAAGAGCTGGATCGTAAGCTTTAAAAGCTCCAATTTGATGGTCGATACGTCTCTGATAGATTTGGTGTTGTTGCAGATCTAGCTGGTGACTGAGTGGAGAAGAAGACGAGGATGGCAAACAGATAATAGCAAGCATGGCTCTCCTCATTGCCTCATCATCACCTGTAGCGGCTGGGAATTGAACATTTTGGTTCGGGTTGTAGGCTTGCATGGGCATTTGGTGTGACGGAGCCAGTGGTTGCTCTGTGATCGCCTCAGGAACAAAAGAAGCACCTGGTTTAGTTAGAAGAAGAGGTGAGCTCTGGGGACTTCCCGCTGATGAAGATCGAAGTGACGAGGAGGACGGTGAGGGCCAACCCAGTTCAGGTGGCAGTATGAGGTTTCCTGATTGGGAGTGCCGCATgaagtctcttcctcctcctcctcctcctaactGGTACCGTTGAACGAAGTCTTCACCGAACACTTGCTGGATAATCACATGCAGGTTTGTCTGCAAACGAAAcccagaagatgatgatgatgatgagaaagaGTATACAACGAAATGAATAATAATATTCGTAACGCATGTAATTGCCATCAGATAGATTACATCCGGTGACATCGTCATTCCTAATTCAATTTCTCCGTTCCTGCATCCCACGAATACTGCAGTCTGCCACAAAGAAGCAGCATCGTTGCTCTTAAATAAAATCGGTTGAGATTCACTAGACTAATAGGAACAACGGGTTCTGACAACAGCAAACCTTTATTCCGGCTTCCTGAAACAGTGAAAACGCATCCAAAATAAGCATCGTGAATTTCTAAAGGTAGCACTTTGAAGAACATTCTAATTCATAAAATAATAGCTGAATTTAATCACCTGGTAGAATTCCCGTTGTACGTTCATCCATGCCAAGTTCATTAGATCTGCATCCCTTAACTCAATGTATGCAGGCGCACCTTTGTAGGCCAACCCGGGAATACAACTAGGAACGGAAAGACTATACGTCAACACAACTCGATAAGCAGAATGATATACCGATCTCAAGAACTTACTGATTGATCTTATCCTTTTTGAGGAATACATACCCATTCTGAATACTGCAAAGGGATCCGCGGTAGGCTTTAAAGAGCCTCAGGGAGATGCTTCCCGACGAGGAGCTCGGGAGATCGCCGTCTTCCTCACGGTGCCATCCATCTGTGGAGATCAAAAGGCTGGTCGAGAAGGAAATCACTAGTTGTTTCCCGTGCAAGAACAAGTTGCAGCATGAATAGAAAATGACATACTTAATCGGCGGATGGGAGAGAGGAATCCATGTGCAGATATACGTGCAACCCAGAGTGCGGCCGGCGATCTGGAGGAACCTCCCTCGAGCTTCTGCCCCAAGGAGGAAGAAGGAGTCCATGGCAGACATACGCATCGACTGGAGCTAAGCGATTAGGTGGCCATGATCCATATTCTATTCGGAAGGCTAATGGTTTATGTTTTCTATCTCGGAGAGCAAGGAGAAGCGGGTGGATGGAGCAGAAAGACCTGAGCAGACGACGAGGAAGTAGCTCATGGATGACCTATTTCTGGATCGAAGTTTACGAGAGTCGGTCTCCATGAATCGTACCTGGTGACGCTAATCCATGTGTTCTGTTTGTTATAACAGGGAAGAGGAAGCAAGTCGAGACCGGAAGGAGAAAGGCGCTGAATAGTAGGACTTGCGCAGCCGGACCAGCCTTCAGAAAGAAAAGTAGTCCTTGGAAAGTCCAAGTATTTAGAAAGAGTCAAGATAGGAGGCAGTAGAGCACTGATGCTTGTATGGAGGGGAGCCGGGCGTGGAGCTACGGATCTGTATGTTACTTAGCGTGGAGATCCTTTGACTGCGTggcttgtattcatgaattgctTACCTTGTCCATGGAAGAAGAGAAGTTAGACATGGCCTCGGTGAAAAGTAGAAAGTTTAGAATTTTCATATTGATGCTAAAGATGATGTCGATATCTGAAGGTTTAAAATTCCCTAAAAGCTCGATGCGTATGAATGAAACTTGATCGATTATTTGGTGGTGTGAGGCTGAGATACTGATATGCGACCTGACTGCTTGACCAGCGAGAGTAGACGTAAAAGCTGGCTCAAGTCATCCGACTGGATTTGATCCCGTGGTCATTAGACTTGGAACGACATCTTATCTCTCTTCATTATAGATTTGTAATTAAATTTAGGATGATTTGGAAAACCGAGTACAGGTCGTGCGTCGGATTTGGACTTGGTGAAACTTACAGGTAATCAATCTACCATTGTCGTCGCTTTGCAAACACGTAACTCGGGACATCATCCCGTAGCTTCTGGTTGATTGCAGATGTGTCGTGTGGTTGTCACATTAGTCGATTCCCTCCCGATCGATTGTGTTGCGAAACCTGCAGCATTGACAAGTCTCCTGTGAAACGAAGACATCTGCTCAAAAGACAAGTGTAAGTCAAATATATCTATGGTACGATAGCATGCGGATTTAAAACTCAGTGCGCTTTGAAAATTCCTGTGGCACCTGTCAACATGATGTGATTTGACTTATTTGTGACCAGAATTTCTAGTTGCAGGGAGGACTGTGGCTAATAAATAGCGAAGCAACAATCTAAACGCATGTTCCTTAAACGGTCCTAAGTCTGCATGCATCCACATGGGATATTCAAACCACACTCTTTCCTAATTAGGTGTACATATCAGTGTCCTGACGATAACTTGAGATGGACGGATAACAACGACATTCCCCCGCCAATGCGATGATGAAAGCACCGATGGGCCTCCGCTATGTCAACGTAGCCGTAAGCCCAACCCCTCACATCAATGTAGGTGTCCGTAATTGACGTGTACATAATGTAGGTGGCCCATTGCTCACATTCTTGAAACGACTGGGTTTCAGTTCTCGATACTCTGGATTAGGAATACTTTTGGTGGCAAGAGTCGGGTTTGGAGGGGCGTTCCTAGTCATTaattaatttttgtttatatttgtcCTTAAATATATGTTTAGGAAAGACGAGTCATAATCTTTATTATAGGTATCTAAAATAATAATCTTTATTAGACCTTACTAACAAATCATGATTAGTAAGCATTCCTTAATGCCGGTGCGACTAATACATAGCATCATTCGGTTTGCCGTTTAACATTACAAGACGaaaatgatggggatataaacaggaataacctttgtataggaacaaatactagaagaccaaaatacgcagcggaataaaatggaaacacaatcaaacagaacaccaagatatacgtggaaaaccccttcaatgtgaagggtaaaaaccacgtggcaaactagagataatccactatgagaataatgaatgtacaaatctcaatctcttgcccaaaaccctagcaacaaccacaagagaataactgcgatacaaagatcacgtcactgcccacaatatctaaaacctccccaagtaatcacagcaagagcctactgtagatttgatctaacatgagatgagaacactgctagatgattgagaacagtctctctgcgttgtccttgtcttcttccctttctttctcttccttttctgccttgttctccttcttttctttggaatctcgtggctacaaagatctgcctcgttgttgcctttttatagctttaatctgcctctaaaacgtagccaccacacccccctaatcttaattagggttaggttaagatggggtgtgggctaataaagcccacatgggctgaatatgggccatcagcccaacaacctcccccttcagcccataagggaggctgtcccatgactcctcaatgtgaagccataccgaccaactgtcggcatatctcctgtctttcttttggtaaggtcttcgtcaacatgtctgctccgttgtcatctgtatgaattttctgaagctgcaactacttctcttcaaatacatttcgaatccagtggtatctgacatctatatgctttgacttggaatgaaacattgagttcttacataaatggatggcactttggctctgtagcagcaatatattctgctgtggtggagagagcaatacacctttgtaacctggattgccatgacacagctcccccttagagctccctctgagatatctaaaaatccacttcactgctgcccagtgctctttgcctggatttgcaagaaatctgctagtaacacccactgcatatgcgatgtccgccctcgtacataccattgcatacattaaacttccaactgctgaagcataaggaaccttttgcattttcttcttctcctcatcacttgacggactctattctgagcacaacttgaagcgacctgcaagaggagaaccaactggcttagcattgctcatactgaatctttccaataccttctcgatgtatttctcctgtgacaaccaaatcttcttatttttcctgtcacgagaaatctgcatgcctagtatttgctttgctggccccatgtccttcattgcaaaagactcacttagttccttcttcaacctgtcaattttagacatatctttcccaag contains:
- the LOC135650891 gene encoding putative transcription factor bHLH041 isoform X2, which gives rise to MTMSPDTNLHVIIQQVFGEDFVQRYQLGGGGGGRDFMRHSQSGNLILPPELGWPSPSSSSLRSSSAGSPQSSPLLLTKPGASFVPEAITEQPLAPSHQMPMQAYNPNQNVQFPAATGDDEAMRRAMLAIICLPSSSSSPLSHQLDLQQHQIYQRRIDHQIGAFKAYDPALAPKPEANQNLPGQRMIKMGINILTEINRMRMEARAQEHRPTSNQLHHIISERRRRKKINDYFHALRVLLPPGSKKDNVSVLANTKTYLNSLKARISELEERNQMLERQLKSADDADEVSDRSERVEVQISRSSEFKSEAQQINLSLIVREECDMIDLVLHALRLLKEMRDVILISMDASTRSPSRNIFARANLKLQVKDSDWDEGRFEEAMTKAVVDALAQGKTKTPSHSSPAHQS
- the LOC135650891 gene encoding putative transcription factor bHLH041 isoform X1, which encodes MTMSPDVIYLMAITCVTNIIIHFVVYSFSSSSSSSGFRLQTNLHVIIQQVFGEDFVQRYQLGGGGGGRDFMRHSQSGNLILPPELGWPSPSSSSLRSSSAGSPQSSPLLLTKPGASFVPEAITEQPLAPSHQMPMQAYNPNQNVQFPAATGDDEAMRRAMLAIICLPSSSSSPLSHQLDLQQHQIYQRRIDHQIGAFKAYDPALAPKPEANQNLPGQRMIKMGINILTEINRMRMEARAQEHRPTSNQLHHIISERRRRKKINDYFHALRVLLPPGSKKDNVSVLANTKTYLNSLKARISELEERNQMLERQLKSADDADEVSDRSERVEVQISRSSEFKSEAQQINLSLIVREECDMIDLVLHALRLLKEMRDVILISMDASTRSPSRNIFARANLKLQVKDSDWDEGRFEEAMTKAVVDALAQGKTKTPSHSSPAHQS